Genomic segment of Methanolobus mangrovi:
GCTTTTTCTATCATGTACTGTGCTATTCTCTGATTGTATGAATTGACCTTATCTGTGAACTTCTCTTCGTTTTCATCACACATTTCTTTCAGGTACAAAGATTCCCCTACGGAATCGTATTTTGTATGTGGATAAATACGAAAATCAGTGACAAAGGCAGGATTGTGCCTGTTCAGCAGTTCGATGTCCTGACAATCATCCATCATCTCTCTCAGGTGGTTGGCAGCGGTAATCAGATGTATTATCAGGGTTTCGTATCCCTGCTTACCCAGAAGCATCATGTTTGCAAGTGCCTTTTGTGCATAATTTGGTCTGCTGCTTTCCAGTGTAAAGGTTCCGGGCTGGTAACCTTCTCCATGAAACAGGTATGGCATGTCCTTTTTTTGTTTCTGGAGAAGTGAAAGGTCCTTTCTATCTTTTATTACAAAAGCACTGCATAGGTACGGTGCCCATCCTGTCTTATGGAAATCTATGCCAACAGAATCTGCATACTGCAGTTCACTTATTTTGGAAACTATCTCTTTGATCTCCTCCTGCAACAGGTGTGGCAGGTGATTGATACAGGTGTCTCCCCTGAATGTAAGATAAGGCCATCCTATGACTGCATCGGCATGTATGTGTATCTGGTAATCAAGTTTTTTCTGGATTCTGTTGCGGACTTCCACTATCTTCTTCAGCGGGTCTATGCCAAAAGCATCTGTGGTTCCCATTGTGGCAAATATTGTTCCGATACGGGCACCATCATTGATTGTCTTTTCCATCTCCTCTTCAAGAAGGCGTACATCCATTACGTTGTCATACGAAGGTATCGTTTTTACGTTGTCCAGCCCTACTCCTGTCCATATGGCAGCAGATTTTATGCTGTAGTGGGATACCTCGGAGCAAAAGAAGTGAATCCTGTCCCTTATTCCAGTGTTCTTTGCATTTGGGTCTGCTTTTTCAATGCCAATGCGTGCGCCATAGAGATTGCAGCCGGTTCCCCCAAAAGTAAAGATTCCGCCAGCTTTTGTCGTATCATAACCAATAAGGTCAGCAAGCATGGCTATTGCCATTATCTCAGAACGTGCTGCACTCATCCCGTAGTCGTCACTGATGGAGTTCTCATTGTATCTTGCACCCAATGTTGCTGCAATTATTGAAAGTGTCGTGGTAGGCGGCACTACGTTTGGCTGCATAAGAGGATGGCTCCATAAATTTATACCTTCATAGAGTCCAGTAATAAAATTCCCAACATCTGTTTCATTGCTCATCCTGTAAGGAAACTTTGTTTCCCTCATTAGCTTCTCATAGTCCAGAGGTTTTTTCTTCCCGATTACGGTACCGTTTTCCTTGTTGTCTATCTTTTCAAGGAGGTCGTTCAGCATCAGGACTATCCTGTCTTCGTCACCACTCGGTTTAGTAAAATAAGAGCGTACAAGCTCAATATCTGTCATATGATCTCCCCAAATCAGTTATACAGACTATTCTGAATTATTTGTCGTTATTCAAACCCAGTATTTCATAGAGATCATCTGGTCTTTCCAGCACCGTTATATTCTCCATCTGCGCAAGTTTTTCAGTGTTCGTTACGTCAACCTCACGCATTTTCAGCTCCATTACTCTTCCTTCAGGAGATACTGTTTTCACAGTCCCTCTTTTTTGGTCAACAGGAAGGATGTAGATTGGGGTTTTGCCCTTGGCTGTCTGCGCAACGACGTTCGTGACAAGGGTGTCGGCAATACCGTATACTATCTTGGCCACTGTGTTTGATGTTGTAGGGGCAATGATAAGGGCATCGTAATATCCCACCTGCAAAGGACCGGCTATGAAGGGTGAATTCGGTCCTGCATCGGTCTTGAAATTAGGAAAATCCTTCTGGATATCATTCCACATACGATACCATTTCATGACGGTCTCACCTTCTTTTGATAAGAATACCATTATCTCGATATCGCTCTTATTCTTGATATCGACCATTACGTCATACGTTTCTTTGATCAGATCTCCTGATCCGGTAATTCCCCATGCTATCCTCTTCATGATATTACTGCCTCCTCTCCTCTTATTCCTGTAAATTGCTTCAATATCCTATCAATGATTCCTTGTGTATCATGCTGTCAGGTACGTTCATATTGTGGAGCATTTCCATCATAGAATCTACCATCGGTGGCGGTCCGCATACATAGAAAACTCTCTCTGCGTAATCGGGTAGTTGTCTTATGATCATACTTTCACATATGCGTTCTCTGCATCCTGTCCAGCTTTCTGAAGCTCTTGTGAGCGTATTGAATACGGTAAGGTTCGGGTTTTGCTTTTTCATCTCTTCAAGCTCTTCCGTAAATAACATGTCCTGCTCTGTTTTATCGCTGCAGATCAACATGATGTTCGTACTCAGCTTCATATCCGTGGAATACTTACAGATACTAATCATCGGAGTAATCCCTATTCCACCGCTCAGGAGTGCTATTTTTTCGTATTCCCCTTCAAAGGTCATCTTTCCGAAGGGGCCTTTCATAAGTGCAGTATCTCCGACTTCCATGGAATCCAGCATATTGGAATACTCATGTCCTGTAAGTTTCTTTGTAAATTCAATATGGTCTTTTTCCGTAGGGCTACTTGAAAGGGTGAACGCCTTACTCATCTTCTTTTCATTGGACTTGAGTGTCACTGTAATGTATTGTCCGGCTTTGAAATCAAAGCCATCCGGTCTTTTGAATCTGAAACTCTTTGCGTTGTACGTCCTTTTTATAATCTCGGTTACAGCTTCCTCAAATTCCAAACATGACCACCTACTCTATCTTCTTCATCGCTATGGCTGTCTTGATCATCTTGTTCACGGTCCTGTGAAGGGTCCTTATACCCTCTGAATCCGCAGCAGCACCCTCGGCACCTTTATCCTGTGACCAGAATGCTCCTCCAAGGTTAGAGCCAAAAGAACCACCTGCAACGGGTATCATCTCGCTGATGATGTAGAAGTTATGGATAGTCTGCATGGCAGGTTCCTGTCCTCCGACTCTGTCCCCGCCAACTGCGGTTGCAGCTCCTACCTTGTTCATGAAGGCTTTCGGGTCACGGGCAACCACTGCGCGGCACCTGTCCATAATTGTCTTTGTCTGGGCACTTAATGTACCCTGATAAACAGGAGTGCCGATAATCCATGCATCTGCCCAGAGCATTTTGTCATAGAGCTCAACAAGGTCATCCTTATGTATGCATCCTTCTTTCTTGCGGACACAGTAATCACAATGGATACAGAACTTCATGTTCTTTGCTCTTGAAGAGAAATATTCTACCTCTACGTTGTATTTCTCTTGCGCATACCTGAGAGCTTCATTGACAATGTAGTCTGTGGATCCTTTTCTGGGACTACCTGATATTCCAAGAAGTTTGATGCTGGTGTCATCGGACATTATGGCACTCCGTATTGTTTTCAATCTAATGTTATTGCTTCTGTAGGGCAGGCGTCAACACAGTTTCCGCATTCCACACAGTCATCTGGGCGTGCGATTACGGATTTAAGATCTCCGTTCTCGTCTGCTTCAATATCTATAACATCTGTTGGACATGATTCTGCGCATGCGCCAATTCCTTCACATTTATTCTTGTCTACTTTTGGTACCATTTTTAATTTCCTCCGTTTATTTTCTGTAAAAGATATGCATAATCAGGACAAAGGCCATGGAAGCAGCAAAGATGCTGAATCCTGGTGTTGATTCCGTTCTCTCTTCAGGCGGTGTGGCTGGGTCGTATATGGTACTGGAGACCTGATTCATGTTTATTACAGGGACCTCATACATTTCCTCGCCAAAAAGGTGGTCAATGGTATACTGTGGTGCTGACCTGTAATTCAGGTTCGTTTGCACCGTAAGCGGATAAACGACATTACCCGGAAGGGTGAACGTGTGTTCTTCAGTTACGGTCTCTTTCGGACCGATCCTGTTATCCTCAAGCACCCTGTCGGCAAGCCAGAAACTATCAGTTGCGTTGCCTTCACTATCGCCGAGTATATTATTATAAATTAACTTTGCTCCATCTATGTTCCCGTAAATATCGAGAGTTCCAGCACTATATATCACATTGCCTGTGGCATCAGTTACGTTTACTTCAAGCCAGACCTGCCTGATTTCAGAAACGCCTGTCGGGATATTGTGCCCCGCTCCTGAATTGGTGATAGTGGCTTTGATTGTAACTTTATCTCCAGCGGATGCTATCTCAGGGGTTGTTACTTCCATTGTTGTAGCTTTCTGAAGCCTTTCAACAGCCATATCTGCAATATTTTCAGCACCGAACATTACAGGGATGAATGCATTTCCACCAACAATATCATGTGAGGATATATGGTCCCTTTTAGGAGCACCCGATCCTGCACGTCCGGGGTTTGCCTCAAATTCTGTGATGCCTTCTGTCATATGACAATCCTGGCAGACAATATTGTCTTCTCCATACTGGCTTTCCTTCCAGCTTGAATATGTGTCATCTATAACAAGGCCGTTGACCGGGTGTATTACCTGATGGCACATGCCACAGTATTCGGATTGGGTATAAAGTTCGAGATATTCGGATTCATGATAGGCAGACTTTGAGTCGTCAAAAGGTCCCCATTTAGTATCTCCCGGGGTTACTGTGAATGGTGCATTGCCAGTTCCGTCACTTCCTGATACGACATGGCAAAAGTCACATTGTACTCCAAGCTTTGAGATGTCACTCATTTCAGAGCCGTCTATAGGGGGAATTTCGCCGGACACGACTCCTATGGGCGTGTGGCAACGTGAGCAGAATTCATCTATCAGTCCGTCAGTGTCGTCACTTGCAACTTTTACCTCTTCCAGATAGAATGGATCAAGGTATGCATTGAAGTGCATGGTACCTTCCCAATCTGCATAAATGATTGCATGGCACTGCCTGCATCTGCTTTCATAAGTGAAATCATCAGCAGAATATTCTCCGAATTGTGTAGCCTCCGTTGCAACTGCAAAGCCGCTGAACAAAGATACTAAAACGATGGCTGCCATGAAAAACAGGCTGCTCCTTGCAAGTCTCCCCCTCATCTCCTATCCTCACAATAGTATAATATAAACCAATTGAATTTGTTCAAAGGAGCCAGTTGGCTCCTTTATATAATACTCTTATTTGAGCAGTTTCAGTGCATCTCTGCATGCAGCAACCGCAGGAGCGCCGGATGTGATGAAGATGACATCCATTGTCTCCATGATCTCTTCTTTTGTTGCCCCGTTCTTCAGAGCACTCTTTATTTGTGATGCAACACAACGTTCACACTGCTTTGATGCAACGACTGCAAGAGCCATCAGTATCTTTGTTTTAGCAGGCAGTGCTCCGTCACTGAGTATCTTGTTGTTGCACATGTTGTATTTATGCAGGAACTCCGGTTCAAGCTCTCCAAGTGTTTCCAGTATCTGTGGTGTGAATCCTAATTTTTCGGACATATCGTCAATGATCTCTCTGTGTCCGCCACATGCTTTTCCTTTATTATCTCCGCACATAATGTATCCTCCCTGTTATTAATAAGTAAATTATAATCAGTCAAATCCGTCTTCAATGGTCTGGCCAAAACAGTAGTGGCACAGAATCCTTGGCAATCCGTTTGGGAGCCTTTCAACATGGGGTGGCTGTCCTACTGATACAGGAAGTTCGAGTTCCTTAGTGTGATCAGTACAAAGTCCTTTTCCGCAAGCGATACAGACACATGTTGCTTCTGCGTCTTTTCCTTCTTCCATGCAGTCATAGCATTTCATCATGATATCACCTAATAGTTCTCCACCAGTGCTTTATGGCAAGGCATGCAGAGCACTTTTTTCCAGTGCTGGACATCCTTGTAATCGCAAGCTATTCCCATTCCACACTTAAGTTTGATGCTGTATTCACCTTCCCATACAGGTGTTTCTTCCCTGACCAGGTGTTCCTTGCAGACACCTCTCCCACAGATTATGCAGATAGCCAGTGTATCGCTATCTTTACCATTTTTTGAACATTCATAGCATTTCATGATGATCACTCTATTCAAAATTTAGTTTGTTCGCAAGCTATTCCCATATTTTATTCACATTCTTGCAGATAGGCAAACGCTCGTTTGAGGCAATGACTCAATAACTCCCTCGACATTGTCACCTCCTACAAATATGAACAATATTTCTTCTGACATTTACCGGATATATCTGTAACGGTAAGTACATGTTTATTTTATATGGGGTGTTAATGTTCTGCTGTTCGATTATATGATGATGCCAGCTCTGGTTTGATCATTCGTACTTCACTGACCACTTTCGGCTTGTTCTTTGCTCGTCATTTTCACATGTTTTGCTATAATCAAACCAACAAAGTTTTAAATATGTATAGATACCTGAGTAACAACACTCTTTAGAGGAGGATTCAAATGACTTTTGGAATAGAATTTGTACCAAGTGACCCAGTACTGAAAATTGCTCACTATGCAAAGCTTGCTGAACAGCAGGGTTTTGACAATGTATGGATTACAGACCACTACAACAACCGTGATGTATACTCAACATTAACTGTGCTCGCAATGAACACAAACAGTATCAAGCTCGGAACAGGTGTAACAAATCCGTACACAAGGAATGCAGCTATCACCGCATCAAGCATTGCTTCACTTAACGAGATCTCAGGCGGCCGTGCAATTCTCGGTCTTGGTCCTGGAGACAAGGCAACCTTCGATGCAATGGGCATCTCATGGGACAAGCCACTCAGCACAACAAAGGAAAGCATCCAGGCAATCCGCGGCTTCATTGCTGGAGAGAAAGTAACCATGGACGGCGACATGGTAAAGTTTGGCGGTGCTAAGATGGCATTCAAGGCTGGAAACGTACCTATCTACATGGGTGCACAGGGTCCAAAGATGCTTGAGCTCGCAGGAGAGATCTCAGATGGTGTACTTATCAACGCATCACACCCTAAGGACTTCGAAGTAGCTGTACAGCAGATTGCTGCAGGTGCAAAGAAGGCAGGCCGTGACCCTAAGGAAGTTGACGTTGCAGCATATGCATGTTTCTCAATTGACAAGGACGCTGGAAAGGCAAAAAGTGCAGCACAGATAGTAGTTGCATTTATTGTTGCAGGTTCACCTGACATGGTACTCGAACGCCACGGCATTGATGTAGCAGCAAAGGCTGACATCGGTGGAGCTATCGCCAAGGGTGACTTCGGTGCACTCATGGGCGGCATGGTCACAAGTGACATGATGGACGCATTCTCTATCAGTGGAACACCAGATGATTGTAAGGCAAGGATCAACGAATTGCTTGACATCGGTGTAACACAGATTGTTGCAGGTTCCCCAATCGGACCTGACAAAGAGAAAGCCATCAAGCTCATCGGCAAAGAAATCATTGGTAAATAAGAAAAGAACGTCGGAGGCAATTAATGGCCCATCCAAAAATATTAGAGGTCATTGAGCACGACGTCTGTACTGCTTGTGGGGCATGTGTATCAACATGCCCTGCTGGCGCTATTGTTATGAACAAGCGTGCAGAAGTCCGTGACCCTGATAATTTAGAATTCTATGTTCAAGGAGCAGCACCCAATGTATGTGAGGGATGTCTCACATGCGGAAGATTGTGTCCTGTGATCGATGGATATGCAGAAGACGAATTTGCAAATGTAAAAGAGTTCTTCGGAGCAAAGAGCACTATCCAAGGTCAGGATGGTGGTGTCACATCTATATTGGCAAAAGCTTTGCTGGAAACCGGTACGGTAGATTGCATTGTTGGTATCACTAAGGATGATAAATGGGGTACTGAGCTTATAGTTATGACCAAACCGGAAGATGTTGACAGAACAACAGGTACCAAGTACACTTATGATTCAGTTCTTTCAGCTCTCAAGGAACCTTTTGAGAAATATGACAAAATAGGCGTTATTGGCGTACCTTGCCAAGCACATGGTGCACGTCTCATTGTTGAGAATGCAAGTGACAAGATCGTTGTGATCCTTGGTCTTCTATGCATGGAAAGTTTCCATCATGATGTTATGACCGAGAAGATCGTTCCTGAAGTAATGGGACTTAACCTTGACGATGTCGTAAAGATGGACTTCGGTAAGGGTAAATTCTGGAACTACACAAAGGACGGCGAAGCCCACAGCGTGAAGATCCCTGAAGTTGCTCACTACGCAAGAAATCCATGTCATCACTGCTGTGACTATACTTCAGTGTCCGCTGATATCTCACTCGGTTCAGTCGGTACTCCAGATGGCTGGAACTGTGTGCTCATACGCACAGACGTAGGCAAGCAGATGTTTGAACTTGTCAAAGACAAGGTCGAGCTCATGGAAGATCCAAAGCCAGGAATGGACCTGATCCAGAAACTTGCTAAGATGAAACACGATAACAACTCAGGACACTATCTAGAAGTGTGTGAGAAGTTCACATTCGATGAATGTGGCATTCACTGATGGTTATCACATATGTACATGAGAAGGGCGTTCTATATTGGACGCTTTCAACCATTTCATCTCGGACATTATTCCATTATAAATGATATTGCCCGGGATGTTGATGAGGTCGTAATTGGTATAGGCAGTGCGCAGAAAAGCCACGAGCCTAAGAATCCATTTACTGCAGGTGAACGCGTAATGATGATCAGGCATTCTCTTGAAGATGCTAATGTGAAACATTACGCCATACCTCTGGAAGATCTGCAAAGAAATGCCGTATGGGTTTCCCACATCATTTCTATGACACCACCTTTTGATGTAGTCTACTCCAACAATCCGCTTGTTGTACGTCTTTTCAAAGAAGCCGGTATCAATGTCAGACAACCACCCATGTACAAGAGGGAAGGTTACTCAGGCAGTGAAATACGAAGGCGTATGTTGAATGATGAGGACTGGAGATCGCTTGTTCCTGAAGCGGTTGCTGATGTAATTGATGAGATAGATGGTGTTAACCGGCTCAAAAGCGTTTCAAAATCGGATGCTGATTAGTATCAGTAAGTGTTTTTACTTTTTTAATTCAATACCTTTGCAAATAGCCGCATTGAATACCTTTGAGCAGCAGTTCCCGGTTGGATTTCTCACTTTGCACTGGCATTTTGCACCTTTATCATAGAATTCCCTTATGGTTCCCATATCATGCAATCCCTGTTCCAAAACTGCTTTTATTACCTCATTTTCTGTTATGCGGCTGCAGTAGCAGGCATATTTTGGATTTGCATCTTTTTTGAACCACAAAGGCACTCTGATGTTCTCCTTATCAAAGATGGTGCTATTCTCATCATAGTAAGCAACATCACATTCAGGGTCCATGCACAGGTGGTAGTCCCCTTTCCCGACTCTTTCCATCTGCTCTTTTTTGACAATATGCCTGACTGTGACATTTTTGACAGGGATTCCCGGTTTCTTGCAGACTGGACATAAAATATTAGATATAGGGCTTAGAGTTGTATCAATTATGTTCTTTCCAATTACATGAATTGGATCGAAACGATTTGGTATTTCATTTTCATTGTTGCGCAAGAATCTCACCTTCAAGAACAGTCACTGCTTTTCCGGAAAGGATGACTCTTTCTCCTTTGACCTGCACTTTCAAAAATCCTCCTCTTGCAGATGCCTGGTATGCGTTGAAGCTACTTTTGCCCAGTTTCTTCATCCAGTAAGGCCCAAGACAACAGTGGGCAGATCCGGTTACCGGGTCTTCGGGTATGCCGATTGCAGGAGCAAAGAGTCTGGATATGAAATCATAATCTTCTGAGTTTGCAAGGGCTGTTACAATGACGCCCCGGGTCGTTACCTTTGAAAGTTTGGGTAAATCAGGTACAATCGATCTGACATCCTCTTCTGACACTACTTCCACGATGTAGTCAAAAGCATTCCTGCCAACATATTTTGGTTCAATTCCAAGAGCCTCAATAAGTCCTGTGGGTGCTTCAGATATTTCTTCATGCAATGTAGGAAAGTCCAGCTCTATCCACTTTTCCTTTAGTTCTGCCGTGAGCAATCCACTTTTTGTAAAGAACTTTAAAATCTCGTCTTTCCCGGTATATCCTTTCTCCCACAACACGTGGGCGCTTGCCAGCGTTGCATGTCCGCACAGGTTAACTTCAGCGTCCGGTGCGAACCAGCGAAGATTGTAGCCATCATTTTCAGGGTAAAGGAATGCAGTCTCTGAAAGGTTCATCTCCTTTGCCACGTTCTGCATCCATTTATCATCTGCCGGCTCTTCAAGGATGCACACTCCTGCCGGGTTGCCGTGGAATAGTTTATCGGTGAAAGCATCTACCTGGTAAATTCGGGTCATGTTCCATCCTCTCTGAAAAAGTAAGTTAGGGGAAATGCCTGAGGTTCCTGACTTTCATTTCTCCGCTCTTTTCCACCTGACTCCATCTTTCCCATCTTCAATTACAATTCCTTTATCTTTAAGCTCATCACGAATGGCATCGGATTTTGCCCAGTCCTTCTCTGCACGTGCTTTTTCTCGAAGTTCTATCATTTCCATGATGTCCTCCTCTGATAGGCCATCCGGCATATCTTCCGAGGCAGGGCCTTCATCCTCAGTGAATATTCCAAGCACTTCGTTGATCTCTGAATAGAATCTCAGTACATCCTCAAGTGCCACACTACCGGGCTTTTCACCGGAAACTATGGAATTTACCTTGCGTGAGAACACAAAAAGATTTCCAACAGCTTCCCTTGTATTGAAATCATCATCCATTGAATTGACAAACGCCTCTCTGGCCCCGGTTATTAATTCAGTGAGTCCACAATCATTTCCATCTTCATGAGCTTCTTTCAGGGCATGTTTCACGTTCAAGATCGTATTCAACAGTCTTTGCCTTGCCCTGCCTGCCTCTTCCAGGTTATCCTCGCTGAAATCGATAGTACTCCTGTAGTGTGTATAGACTATGAAGAACCTGATAGTTCCTGAGGGGAATTTGCTGAGCACCTCTTTAATTGTGAAGAAATTACCAAGAGACTTTGACATTTTCTCCTTATCTATAGTCAGGAAACCATTGTGCATCCAGTATTTGCTGAATGGATGCTTTCCACTGCAACTTTCAGACTGGTGTATTTCAGCCTCATGGTGTGGGAAGATCAGGTCCATGCCGCCGCCATGGATGTCAAGTTGTCCTGAACCATACTTCATTGACATTACAGAACATTCTATGTGCCAGCCCGGGCGCCCCCAGCCCCATGGGCTGTTCCATCCGGGTTCGCCTTCTGTAGCAGATTTCCAGAGGACGAAATCAAGCTGGTATCTTTTATCGTCCTCTACTTCTACTCTGTTTCCAGAGCCTTCAAGAAGTCCTTCTGCGGTCTGATGGCTCAGTATTCCTATCTTGTCCTCTGATGTTGTGAGGTCATAATACACGTTTCCTTTAGGAGTTACGTAGGCAGTGCCGTTTTCTATAAGGGTTCCCACGGTCTCGATAATCTCAGGAATGTGCTCCGTGACCTTTGGCTGAGTATCCGGGGGCAGCACTGCGAGAGTTTCCATATCTTCTATGAATGACTCTGTGAACTTGCGTGAAAGGACAAAAGGGTCTTCTTCCGTCTCTTTTGCTCTGTTGATTACCTTGTCATCTACATCAGTTATGTTGGAAGTGTAGTTGACATCATATCCTCTGTAAATAAGATATCGCCTTATCACATCAAAAGAAACGTAGCTCCTTGCATGCCCAAGGTGGCAGTGGTCATATACTGTGGGACCGCAAACATACATGTTTACTTTTTTTCCCTGGATGGGGACAAAATCTTCCAGCTCTCTTGTTAATGTATTGTATACTTTGAGTGCCACAGTTTAACTCCTTTATAAATATGGATCAAATATGAACAGGTATGTAAGTGCGAATGCCGAGGGGAAGATTCGAACTCCCGAAAAACCGCTCTGCAGGCGGTCACATTAGCCACTCTGTCACCTCGGCACAAGGACAGTAAAAATTATTATAATTAACTATTGTCAATTATCCCTATTTATCTGTTATTATTAATAGTAGCGTCAAGTGGCAAAATTTGACAAGAAAGTCGAAAATAGCCTGTTATTTCTCACTAAAATGATAAAAGTAAAAGGTCAATCGAAGAAATAGTCACTCCATTCCACAGATCCGGGTCTGAATTCCTGTTCGAGTTCTTCAGTATCTCCTCTTCGAAGTCCCTTTATTATTCTCCCGATATCCTTGAAGGTTCTATCCACAGTTCCTCCTGTCGTATC
This window contains:
- a CDS encoding PhzF family phenazine biosynthesis protein, which translates into the protein MTRIYQVDAFTDKLFHGNPAGVCILEEPADDKWMQNVAKEMNLSETAFLYPENDGYNLRWFAPDAEVNLCGHATLASAHVLWEKGYTGKDEILKFFTKSGLLTAELKEKWIELDFPTLHEEISEAPTGLIEALGIEPKYVGRNAFDYIVEVVSEEDVRSIVPDLPKLSKVTTRGVIVTALANSEDYDFISRLFAPAIGIPEDPVTGSAHCCLGPYWMKKLGKSSFNAYQASARGGFLKVQVKGERVILSGKAVTVLEGEILAQQ
- the cysS gene encoding cysteine--tRNA ligase, with protein sequence MALKVYNTLTRELEDFVPIQGKKVNMYVCGPTVYDHCHLGHARSYVSFDVIRRYLIYRGYDVNYTSNITDVDDKVINRAKETEEDPFVLSRKFTESFIEDMETLAVLPPDTQPKVTEHIPEIIETVGTLIENGTAYVTPKGNVYYDLTTSEDKIGILSHQTAEGLLEGSGNRVEVEDDKRYQLDFVLWKSATEGEPGWNSPWGWGRPGWHIECSVMSMKYGSGQLDIHGGGMDLIFPHHEAEIHQSESCSGKHPFSKYWMHNGFLTIDKEKMSKSLGNFFTIKEVLSKFPSGTIRFFIVYTHYRSTIDFSEDNLEEAGRARQRLLNTILNVKHALKEAHEDGNDCGLTELITGAREAFVNSMDDDFNTREAVGNLFVFSRKVNSIVSGEKPGSVALEDVLRFYSEINEVLGIFTEDEGPASEDMPDGLSEEDIMEMIELREKARAEKDWAKSDAIRDELKDKGIVIEDGKDGVRWKRAEK